In Microbulbifer sp. GL-2, the following are encoded in one genomic region:
- a CDS encoding IS3 family transposase (programmed frameshift), translated as MTRSSKPTKTTRKQYSDEYRKDALALALKVGVSVAAKQLGLHPSQIYGWRSKAQLHQSRGDAERELATENARLKRQLAEQAEELAIFKKGRSVLCKEPEMRYAFMQKHRHEFSIKAMAKVLGVSRSGFYNWVSRSADQSKYQQYRMQLDSLVQQRFIASKERSGAPRLTKELASEGSKYNQKTIAASMHRQGLRAKAGRRYKATTYSKHGLPVAPNLLEQNFNAEAPNQKWAGDITYLRTEEGWLYLAVVIDLYSRLVIGWAMSETMTATLVCDALQMALWRRKKPTNVIVHTDRGSQYCSKDYQSLITAYDLRCSMSAKGNCYDNACAETFFHSLKVEAIHGNRFPTRCFMRETVFEYIEIDYNRNRLHSANGYLSPEAFEEQLVA; from the exons ATGACAAGATCAAGTAAACCAACCAAAACCACTCGTAAACAATACTCAGATGAGTATAGAAAAGATGCTCTGGCACTGGCGCTCAAGGTCGGGGTAAGCGTTGCCGCTAAACAGCTTGGGTTGCATCCTTCCCAGATTTACGGATGGCGAAGTAAGGCTCAGTTACATCAGAGCCGAGGGGATGCCGAGAGAGAGCTGGCGACAGAAAATGCTCGACTTAAGCGGCAGCTGGCTGAGCAGGCAGAGGAGCTGGCGATCT TTAAAAAAGGCCGCAGCGTACTTTGCAAAGAGCCTGAAATGAGGTACGCCTTCATGCAAAAGCACAGGCATGAATTCAGCATCAAAGCGATGGCCAAGGTATTGGGCGTATCTCGCAGTGGCTTTTATAACTGGGTGTCAAGATCGGCTGACCAATCCAAGTACCAGCAGTACCGAATGCAGCTCGATAGCTTGGTACAGCAGCGCTTTATAGCCAGCAAAGAACGTAGCGGCGCCCCTCGTCTGACGAAGGAGTTGGCCAGTGAGGGGAGTAAATATAACCAGAAAACAATTGCTGCCAGCATGCATCGACAGGGCCTACGGGCTAAAGCAGGCAGGAGATATAAAGCCACAACCTACTCAAAACATGGTCTGCCAGTAGCTCCAAATTTGCTCGAGCAGAACTTTAATGCTGAAGCGCCGAATCAGAAATGGGCTGGGGATATTACCTACCTACGAACGGAAGAAGGTTGGTTATATCTGGCTGTAGTGATAGACCTATATAGTCGGCTGGTTATTGGTTGGGCGATGTCAGAAACGATGACGGCTACATTGGTCTGTGACGCCCTTCAAATGGCTTTATGGCGACGTAAGAAACCTACGAATGTTATCGTGCATACTGACAGGGGAAGCCAGTATTGCTCTAAAGATTATCAATCTTTAATTACAGCGTATGATCTGCGGTGCAGCATGAGCGCCAAAGGTAATTGCTATGATAATGCTTGTGCAGAAACGTTCTTCCACTCACTTAAGGTAGAAGCAATCCATGGTAACCGCTTTCCTACAAGGTGCTTCATGCGAGAAACCGTATTTGAGTATATAGAGATAGACTACAATCGAAATCGCTTACACAGCGCCAATGGCTATCTAAGCCCTGAGGCGTTTGAGGAACAACTAGTCGCTTAG
- a CDS encoding YcxB family protein translates to MAVKIGECFTPNKDGIILGSKEYEITPEGIKETYQHGHSFYSWAVVEQVEEVNGAVYVFVDQALALIFTAESLEQIDFKDDLLDTLKMHT, encoded by the coding sequence TTGGCCGTAAAAATAGGCGAGTGCTTTACACCAAATAAAGATGGAATAATATTAGGCTCTAAAGAGTATGAGATTACTCCAGAGGGTATTAAAGAAACTTATCAACATGGCCATAGTTTCTATAGTTGGGCAGTGGTTGAGCAGGTAGAGGAAGTTAATGGGGCAGTTTATGTTTTTGTGGATCAAGCATTAGCTTTGATTTTTACAGCTGAATCATTAGAGCAAATTGATTTTAAAGATGATCTTTTAGATACATTGAAAATGCATACATAA